In the genome of Bradyrhizobium sp. CIAT3101, one region contains:
- a CDS encoding efflux RND transporter periplasmic adaptor subunit, whose protein sequence is MRSSQSIFAIALAAVLATGLAGCNEKRDPGFQGWVEADMIYVSPDEAGRVIKLDIREGDVVKVSDPLYSVDDDLQLADLNQTKATLANAQQVFDRADSLRKTGSGTQAALDSAVSDLRVAQARVVTSETRLARRKGFAPVAGTIQQIYFREGEMVAAQRPVLSIMPPGNMKLRFFVPEAELPKLSIGDEVRVACDNCAADLTAKIYFIATSAEYTPPVIYSLEERNKLVYLIQARPSRPDALRVGQPIDVYLHPKTPVADKR, encoded by the coding sequence ATGAGGTCGTCGCAAAGCATATTTGCAATCGCATTGGCCGCTGTGCTCGCAACCGGACTTGCCGGTTGCAATGAGAAGCGCGATCCCGGCTTCCAGGGCTGGGTCGAAGCTGACATGATCTATGTCAGTCCGGACGAGGCGGGCCGGGTCATCAAGCTGGACATCCGCGAAGGCGATGTCGTGAAGGTCAGCGATCCCCTGTATTCCGTCGACGACGATCTCCAGCTCGCCGATCTCAACCAGACCAAGGCGACGCTTGCCAACGCGCAGCAGGTGTTCGATCGCGCGGATTCCCTGCGCAAGACCGGCTCGGGCACGCAAGCCGCGCTCGATTCCGCCGTCTCCGACTTGCGGGTCGCGCAGGCGCGGGTGGTCACGTCGGAGACGCGGTTGGCGCGGCGCAAGGGTTTTGCGCCAGTCGCCGGGACCATCCAGCAGATCTATTTCCGCGAGGGCGAGATGGTCGCGGCGCAGCGGCCGGTGCTCTCGATCATGCCGCCCGGCAACATGAAGCTGCGCTTCTTCGTGCCCGAAGCGGAGTTGCCGAAATTGTCGATCGGCGACGAAGTGCGGGTCGCCTGCGACAATTGCGCGGCCGATCTCACCGCCAAGATCTATTTCATCGCGACCTCGGCGGAATACACGCCACCGGTGATCTACAGCCTCGAGGAGCGCAACAAGCTCGTCTACCTGATCCAGGCGCGGCCCTCGCGGCCCGATGCCTTGCGGGTGGGGCAGCCGATCGACGTCTATCTCCATCCCAAGACGCCGGTGGCGGACAAGCGATGA
- a CDS encoding ABC transporter permease, whose protein sequence is MSAVDHPAPAHEIRERFGFWKRSYAMLVKEFIQLKRDRVSFAMIVMLPVMQLLLFGYAINTTPHNLPSAVLLQEDSDLARSVLKALENTAYYRFIYEVHDVDEFDNLLKSGKVLFGVEIPRGFERAVRRGDKPALLVAADATDPVAASAALGSLGMIVQTALAHDLYIGDPPEMPFEIRAHARYNPAANSSLNIVPGLVGTILTMTMLIFTALSVTREVERGTMESLLSMPIKPVEVMFGKIIPYVLVGFIQAFLIISIGIGLFGVPLLGNVLLLALLSTLFIATNLSIGYTISTLVQNQLQAMQMSMMFFLPSILLSGFMFPFAGMPNWAQYVGECLPLTHYLRIVRAIMLKGASMPNLRFDAAALAILMLVAMTIAVTRFRRTLD, encoded by the coding sequence ATGAGCGCCGTCGATCATCCCGCGCCAGCGCACGAAATCCGGGAGCGGTTCGGCTTCTGGAAGCGCTCCTATGCGATGCTGGTCAAGGAGTTCATCCAGCTCAAGCGCGATCGGGTCTCGTTCGCGATGATCGTGATGCTGCCGGTGATGCAGCTCTTGCTGTTCGGCTATGCCATCAACACCACGCCGCACAATCTGCCGAGCGCGGTGCTGCTCCAGGAAGATTCCGATCTCGCCCGCTCGGTCCTGAAGGCGCTGGAGAACACCGCCTATTACCGCTTCATCTACGAGGTGCATGACGTTGACGAATTCGACAACCTCCTGAAATCCGGCAAGGTGCTGTTCGGCGTCGAGATCCCGCGCGGCTTCGAGCGCGCGGTGCGCCGCGGCGACAAGCCGGCGCTGCTGGTCGCGGCTGATGCCACCGATCCGGTCGCGGCGAGCGCCGCACTCGGCTCGCTCGGCATGATCGTGCAGACTGCGCTGGCGCACGATCTCTACATCGGCGATCCCCCGGAAATGCCGTTCGAGATCCGCGCGCACGCCCGCTACAATCCGGCCGCGAATTCCAGCCTCAACATCGTGCCGGGCCTGGTCGGCACCATCCTCACCATGACCATGCTGATCTTCACCGCGCTCTCGGTGACGCGCGAGGTCGAGCGCGGCACGATGGAGAGCCTGCTGTCGATGCCGATCAAGCCGGTCGAGGTGATGTTCGGCAAGATCATCCCTTACGTGCTGGTCGGCTTTATCCAGGCCTTCCTGATCATCAGCATCGGTATCGGCCTGTTCGGCGTGCCGCTGCTCGGCAACGTCCTCCTGCTGGCGTTGCTGTCGACGCTCTTCATCGCCACGAATCTCTCGATCGGGTACACGATCTCGACCCTGGTGCAGAACCAGCTCCAGGCCATGCAGATGTCGATGATGTTCTTCCTGCCGAGCATCCTGTTGTCCGGCTTCATGTTCCCGTTCGCGGGCATGCCGAATTGGGCGCAATATGTCGGCGAATGCCTGCCGCTAACACACTATCTGCGCATCGTCCGCGCCATCATGCTGAAGGGCGCCTCCATGCCTAACCTGCGTTTCGACGCGGCAGCGCTCGCCATCCTGATGCTGGTCGCGATGACCATCGCCGTG
- a CDS encoding SRPBCC domain-containing protein, with product MSAAALKAETKDIVLDDVFPHAPETIWKALTSAQLIARWLMPPTGFEAVVGNVFTYQTKPGGNWDGVIHCRVLEVIPNRRLVYAWQGGDERNIGYGAPLDTVVTWSLTPVEAGTRIQLVHAGFVLPRNESAYTIMSGGWKKVVRQLDEISGE from the coding sequence GTGAGTGCAGCCGCGTTGAAAGCCGAGACCAAGGACATCGTTCTGGACGACGTCTTCCCTCACGCACCCGAGACGATCTGGAAAGCGCTGACCAGCGCCCAGCTGATCGCGCGCTGGCTGATGCCACCGACCGGTTTCGAAGCCGTCGTCGGCAATGTTTTCACGTACCAGACCAAGCCTGGCGGCAACTGGGACGGCGTCATCCATTGCCGCGTTCTGGAGGTTATACCGAACCGGCGCCTCGTCTATGCCTGGCAGGGCGGCGACGAGCGCAACATCGGTTACGGCGCGCCGCTCGACACTGTCGTGACGTGGTCCCTCACCCCGGTCGAAGCCGGCACGCGGATTCAACTGGTGCATGCGGGTTTCGTGCTGCCCCGGAACGAGAGCGCCTACACCATCATGAGCGGCGGCTGGAAGAAGGTCGTCCGGCAGCTCGACGAGATCAGCGGCGAATAA
- a CDS encoding CHAD domain-containing protein, with the protein MPRATEIELKLLVASDRLAGFNAAPIIATNARNKGTRKHLKAIYYDTAKHALQRSGLSFRVRQSGARFTQTVKAELANDPLRRGEWEASVPSIAPDIALALPFIPEKLRADLERHPLEAVFTTDIRRHQRMVDLPSGTVEIAFDQGHLISGDRSLPVSEIELELKSGSPSAIWELALRLAEHGSVKPSIRTKSARGFDLAADAPPRAPKPPKLRLDPSISLDEAFSEILRSCLLHLLQSLPAAEDGRDPEGMHQLRVALRRLRSALDLMRSVVSLNKLDLMRAEAKWLAASLSGARDWDVFRQETLRTVADGCPSVAGFDTLGALADERRATCYDQARLALADRRCQYFVIGLGAWIEARGWRSEVAPEGLAQLAEPAINFARNILAAQHAKVLKRGRRFKSLPTEQRHRVRLAAKKLRYVADFLLPLCEHRKSARRFSRRLADLQQELGVYNDMATTTSLLADVGAGSTGSGVAAAAIAGWQAHAMVGIEARLLKAWSEFTGGKVPWSVDAQEQPAKLVQTNAGWLR; encoded by the coding sequence GTGCCGCGCGCGACCGAAATCGAGCTCAAGCTGCTCGTGGCTTCCGACCGCCTGGCGGGGTTCAACGCTGCGCCCATCATCGCGACGAATGCGCGCAACAAGGGCACGCGCAAGCACCTGAAGGCGATCTATTACGACACGGCCAAGCATGCGCTCCAGCGTAGCGGATTGAGCTTTCGAGTCCGTCAGAGTGGCGCGCGTTTCACGCAGACAGTGAAAGCCGAACTGGCCAACGATCCGTTGCGGCGCGGCGAGTGGGAGGCAAGCGTGCCTTCCATTGCGCCCGACATCGCGCTGGCGCTTCCCTTTATTCCGGAGAAGCTGCGCGCCGATCTCGAACGTCATCCGCTCGAAGCGGTCTTCACGACCGACATTCGTCGACATCAGCGCATGGTGGACCTGCCGTCCGGCACGGTCGAGATCGCCTTCGACCAGGGCCATTTGATATCCGGTGATCGTTCGCTGCCGGTCAGCGAGATCGAACTGGAGCTCAAGAGCGGTAGCCCGTCCGCAATCTGGGAATTGGCTTTGCGGCTTGCCGAGCACGGTTCGGTGAAGCCTTCGATCCGGACCAAATCGGCGCGTGGCTTCGATCTCGCGGCCGATGCGCCGCCGCGGGCACCGAAGCCGCCAAAGCTTCGTCTCGATCCGTCCATATCGCTCGATGAGGCCTTTTCCGAGATTCTAAGGTCCTGTCTCTTGCATCTGCTGCAGTCGTTGCCGGCTGCCGAGGACGGGCGCGATCCCGAGGGGATGCATCAGCTTCGCGTCGCGCTGCGGCGCCTGCGATCCGCGCTCGACCTGATGCGATCGGTGGTGTCGCTGAACAAGCTCGACCTGATGCGCGCCGAGGCGAAGTGGCTTGCGGCAAGTCTCTCCGGCGCACGTGACTGGGACGTGTTTCGGCAGGAGACGTTGCGGACCGTCGCGGATGGCTGTCCGTCGGTCGCCGGCTTCGACACGCTGGGCGCGCTCGCCGACGAACGTCGGGCTACCTGCTACGACCAGGCCCGCCTCGCCCTCGCCGACCGGCGCTGCCAGTATTTCGTGATCGGGCTCGGCGCCTGGATCGAAGCGCGCGGCTGGCGCAGCGAGGTCGCTCCCGAAGGTCTGGCGCAACTCGCAGAGCCCGCGATCAATTTTGCACGAAACATCCTCGCTGCTCAGCATGCAAAGGTGCTCAAGCGCGGCCGTCGCTTCAAATCGCTGCCGACCGAGCAGCGGCACCGCGTCCGTCTCGCCGCGAAGAAGCTGCGTTATGTCGCCGACTTCCTGCTCCCGCTCTGCGAGCACCGCAAATCGGCGCGGCGCTTCTCGCGCAGGCTCGCCGACCTCCAGCAGGAGCTCGGTGTCTACAACGACATGGCGACGACGACGTCACTGCTTGCGGATGTCGGCGCGGGCTCGACCGGCAGCGGCGTGGCCGCCGCGGCGATCGCCGGCTGGCAGGCCCATGCCATGGTCGGCATCGAAGCGCGCCTCTTGAAGGCCTGGTCGGAATTCACCGGGGGCAAGGTGCCTTGGTCGGTGGATGCGCAGGAGCAGCCGGCAAAACTGGTGCAGACCAACGCGGGATGGTTGCGCTAG
- a CDS encoding metalloregulator ArsR/SmtB family transcription factor, giving the protein MIEAAPNPVSVVMRALADPTRRAVFERVFESKEISVADLTRGSGVTQGAISQHLKSLKQAGLVAERAEGRNVYYRAAPQGLEPLVTWMDHYGVFWRERFQNLRDLLKEIDP; this is encoded by the coding sequence ATGATCGAAGCCGCCCCAAACCCTGTCTCCGTCGTGATGCGCGCCCTCGCCGATCCGACCCGCCGCGCGGTGTTCGAGCGCGTGTTCGAGAGCAAGGAGATCAGCGTCGCCGACCTCACGCGCGGCAGCGGCGTGACGCAGGGCGCGATCTCGCAGCACCTCAAATCGTTGAAGCAGGCCGGCCTCGTCGCCGAGCGCGCCGAAGGCCGCAACGTCTATTACCGCGCCGCGCCGCAAGGCCTCGAGCCGCTGGTGACCTGGATGGATCATTACGGCGTCTTCTGGCGCGAGCGCTTCCAGAACCTGCGTGACCTCTTGAAGGAGATCGACCCGTGA
- a CDS encoding TetR/AcrR family transcriptional regulator: protein MTKKPTKAAAAKAASPKPEADGEAAAPASSRATRAAERRDAIVEAAMEEFIARGFAATRLDDIAKRAGVAKGTIYLHFKDKESMFEELVRTVIVPVVARLNALPPPTGSVRDLIETFAGNFLKEVIGTRRGDLVRLIVAEGPRFPSVADFYYREVVSRGIAGMRALIELGVARGEIHQKNLARYPQILIAPAMIAVIWQSLFARHAPLDAQDMLRVHLDLIFGERRTT, encoded by the coding sequence ATGACAAAGAAGCCCACCAAAGCGGCTGCGGCCAAAGCAGCAAGTCCCAAGCCGGAAGCGGACGGGGAAGCCGCTGCTCCGGCATCGAGCCGCGCCACGCGCGCGGCCGAGCGGCGTGATGCGATCGTCGAGGCCGCCATGGAGGAGTTCATCGCGCGCGGCTTTGCCGCGACGCGGCTCGACGACATCGCCAAGCGCGCAGGCGTCGCGAAGGGCACGATCTACCTGCATTTCAAGGACAAGGAATCGATGTTCGAGGAGCTGGTGCGCACCGTGATCGTGCCGGTGGTGGCGCGGCTCAATGCGTTGCCGCCGCCGACGGGCTCGGTGCGCGATCTGATCGAAACCTTTGCCGGCAACTTTCTCAAAGAGGTGATCGGGACGCGACGCGGCGATCTGGTCCGCCTCATCGTGGCCGAAGGGCCGCGCTTTCCATCGGTCGCCGACTTCTACTACCGCGAGGTCGTGTCGCGCGGGATCGCGGGCATGCGCGCCCTGATCGAGCTCGGCGTGGCCCGCGGCGAGATCCACCAGAAGAATCTCGCTCGCTATCCGCAGATCCTGATCGCGCCCGCGATGATCGCGGTGATCTGGCAGAGCCTGTTTGCGCGGCACGCGCCGCTCGATGCGCAGGACATGCTGCGCGTCCATCTCGATTTGATTTTTGGCGAACGGAGGACGACATGA
- a CDS encoding DUF2000 family protein: protein MQFDTKIAVVIRNDLQAWQKLNVASFLTSGVAAAFPECIGDTYEDASATKYLALIGQPILIYGADGPALSRALDRALTRSVTPAVYTEDMFKTTHDAANREAVRAVARAELNLVGIAMRAERKVIDKIVDGLKFHS from the coding sequence ATGCAGTTCGACACCAAGATCGCCGTTGTCATTCGCAACGATCTCCAGGCCTGGCAGAAGCTCAATGTCGCATCGTTCCTGACGAGCGGCGTCGCGGCCGCCTTTCCGGAGTGCATCGGCGACACCTATGAGGACGCCTCTGCTACGAAATATCTTGCGCTGATCGGCCAGCCGATCCTGATTTATGGTGCCGATGGTCCGGCATTGTCGCGTGCACTCGATCGCGCACTCACGCGCAGCGTCACGCCCGCGGTCTATACCGAGGACATGTTCAAGACCACGCATGATGCCGCCAATCGCGAAGCGGTGAGGGCGGTTGCGCGCGCCGAGCTCAATCTCGTCGGCATCGCGATGCGCGCCGAGCGCAAGGTGATCGACAAGATTGTCGATGGGTTGAAGTTCCATAGCTGA
- a CDS encoding GFA family protein — protein MDKPYTGGCACGAIRYSIAGEPLFANHCQCRDCQRESGTGHGSYATFAREGVTVTGDAKKWDMTGDSGNVKTRAFCPACGVAVYMTFKAMPDIFTIRAASLDEPARYKPHVVTYAARAYDWDHLDAGLAKFETMPPS, from the coding sequence ATGGACAAGCCCTACACCGGCGGCTGCGCCTGCGGTGCGATCCGCTATTCGATCGCCGGCGAGCCCCTGTTCGCCAACCATTGTCAGTGCCGGGACTGCCAGCGTGAAAGCGGCACCGGACATGGCTCCTACGCCACCTTCGCGCGCGAAGGCGTCACGGTGACAGGCGACGCCAAAAAATGGGACATGACCGGCGACAGCGGCAATGTGAAGACGCGAGCCTTCTGCCCCGCGTGCGGCGTGGCCGTCTACATGACCTTCAAGGCCATGCCCGACATCTTCACCATCCGCGCCGCGAGCCTCGACGAGCCCGCCCGCTACAAGCCGCACGTGGTGACCTACGCGGCGCGTGCGTATGACTGGGACCATCTCGATGCTGGCCTGGCCAAGTTCGAGACGATGCCGCCGAGCTGA
- a CDS encoding ABC transporter ATP-binding protein, which produces MNAGNDIAIDVKGLTKSFGGREVVHDLSMQVKRGSIYGFLGPNGSGKTTTIRILCGLLTPDSGEGTCLGYDILKDADKIKRQVGYMTQRFSLYQDLSVRENLEFVARLYGITDPRGAARDMIKRLGLSGREEQLAGELSGGWKQRLALGACTLPSPKLLLLDEPTAGVDPKARRDFWNEIHALAAEGLTVLVSTHYMDEAERCHEIAYIAYGHLLTHGTVEEVIAGSALSTYTVTGEDLNDLTAALTGKPGIDMVAPFGTSLHVSGRDVAALEASIAPWRDNSGLHWQKSVPSLEDVFIELMGRSKDNFQG; this is translated from the coding sequence ATGAACGCGGGCAACGATATCGCGATCGACGTCAAGGGCCTGACCAAGTCGTTCGGCGGCCGCGAGGTCGTGCACGATCTGTCGATGCAGGTGAAGCGCGGCTCGATCTACGGCTTTCTCGGGCCGAACGGCTCGGGCAAGACCACGACCATCCGCATCCTCTGTGGCTTGCTCACACCCGACAGCGGCGAGGGCACCTGCCTCGGCTACGACATCCTGAAGGACGCCGACAAGATCAAGCGCCAGGTCGGCTACATGACCCAGCGCTTCAGCCTGTACCAGGACCTGTCCGTGCGCGAGAATCTCGAATTCGTCGCGCGGCTCTATGGCATCACCGACCCGCGCGGTGCGGCGCGCGACATGATCAAGCGGCTCGGGCTTTCGGGCCGCGAGGAGCAGCTCGCCGGCGAGCTCTCCGGCGGCTGGAAGCAGCGGCTGGCGTTAGGTGCCTGCACGCTGCCGAGCCCGAAGCTGCTCTTGCTCGACGAGCCGACGGCCGGCGTCGATCCCAAGGCGCGGCGCGATTTCTGGAACGAGATCCATGCGCTCGCGGCCGAAGGGCTCACCGTGCTGGTTTCGACCCATTACATGGACGAGGCCGAGCGCTGCCACGAGATCGCTTACATCGCCTACGGTCATCTGCTGACGCACGGCACGGTGGAGGAGGTGATCGCGGGATCCGCACTTTCGACCTACACCGTAACGGGCGAAGATTTGAACGACCTCACGGCCGCACTCACCGGCAAGCCCGGTATCGATATGGTCGCACCGTTCGGCACATCGCTGCATGTTTCCGGGCGCGACGTTGCCGCGCTCGAGGCCAGCATCGCGCCGTGGCGCGACAACAGCGGTCTGCACTGGCAAAAATCGGTGCCCTCGCTGGAAGACGTGTTCATCGAGCTGATGGGCCGCTCCAAGGACAATTTTCAAGGATAG